From a single Arachnia propionica genomic region:
- a CDS encoding DUF6457 domain-containing protein, with protein sequence MSGREPIDETAWAAWVEHVAEALEVDASRVSPRAVHDLTGQVAARYQRPMAPVSAYLWGLAIATHRDRDPGELARVILDALPEG encoded by the coding sequence GTGAGCGGTCGGGAACCCATTGACGAGACCGCTTGGGCCGCCTGGGTGGAACACGTGGCCGAGGCTCTGGAGGTCGACGCATCTAGGGTCTCCCCGCGGGCCGTTCACGACCTGACGGGCCAGGTCGCGGCACGCTACCAGCGCCCCATGGCCCCGGTCTCCGCCTACCTGTGGGGGCTGGCGATCGCCACCCACCGGGACCGCGATCCCGGGGAACTGGCCCGGGTCATTCTCGACGCGCTCCCGGAGGGCTGA
- a CDS encoding helix-turn-helix transcriptional regulator, giving the protein MTVARQLTGGVQSASAQDSALDLLARHPEGLTVAEVAEHLRLHITTVRVHLNRLVAEERLLQRDERVGVGRPRRRYFPVPRAVPSVAIQDDYQLLAEVLAEVLDVESAKAEDVLREWAMRTLDAGFLGVPAPSEVGWQDKVEVVIGLLRSWGYDPRMTLTGPSRLAAELNGCPLRGAAFSSPEAVCGAHRGLIRGLLGALGEPDTDVELEPDFSGGPCCLRLSRETGHEGEKQ; this is encoded by the coding sequence GTGACCGTCGCGAGGCAGCTGACCGGGGGTGTGCAAAGCGCATCCGCGCAGGATTCTGCCCTCGACCTCCTCGCGCGCCATCCCGAGGGTCTGACGGTTGCTGAGGTCGCCGAGCATCTCCGGCTGCATATCACGACCGTCCGGGTGCACCTCAACCGGCTCGTCGCCGAGGAACGGCTCCTGCAGCGCGACGAACGAGTGGGGGTCGGACGGCCCCGGCGCCGCTACTTCCCGGTGCCTCGCGCCGTCCCTTCGGTCGCCATCCAGGACGATTACCAGCTGCTTGCCGAGGTGCTTGCCGAGGTGCTGGACGTCGAGAGCGCCAAGGCCGAAGACGTGCTGAGGGAGTGGGCGATGCGCACCCTGGATGCCGGTTTCCTGGGAGTGCCCGCGCCGTCCGAGGTCGGCTGGCAGGACAAGGTCGAGGTCGTGATCGGACTGTTGAGGTCCTGGGGATATGACCCCCGGATGACGCTGACCGGGCCGTCTCGTCTGGCCGCGGAATTGAATGGTTGCCCACTCCGCGGGGCCGCTTTCTCGTCCCCCGAGGCCGTGTGTGGTGCGCATCGGGGGCTCATCCGCGGCCTTCTGGGGGCGCTTGGGGAACCTGACACGGACGTTGAACTTGAACCAGATTTCTCGGGCGGACCCTGCTGCCTGAGGCTCAGCCGGGAAACCGGACACGAAGGAGAGAAGCAATGA
- the narH gene encoding nitrate reductase subunit beta gives MRIMAQMAMVMNLDKCIGCHTCSVTCKQAWTNRSGTEYVWFNNVETRPGLGYPREYENQEKWQGGWEVTKRGRLRLKGGGRFHKLLNIFGNPKMPEIDDYYEPWTYDYQNLLNAPAGQKHFPVATAHSLITGEKMTPKWGPNWDDDLGGMVEYGHKDPMLKGIEDKVKFEFEQTFMFYLPRICEHCLNPACAASCPSGAIYKRAEDGIVLVDQDRCRGWRMCISGCPYKKVYFNHNTGKAEKCTFCYPRVELGIPTVCAETCVGRLRYIGLMLYDADAVLVAAAERDEHKLYEKQLTVFLDPEDPDIRAEAERQGIPHDWIEAARRSPVKKLIMDHRVALPLHPEYRTMPMVWYIPPLSPIVDSVASTGYDAENVDNLFGAIDVLRIPMEYLANLFTAGNVAPVRAALEKMAAMRSYMRDINLGGVGNEEIAAKVGMTGQEIQDMFRLLAIAKYDERYVIPPSHKEQAHSLESISTECPVGEGGTAPGGGPVAVTIGSYSAAKARREATQGQGTFLDWDGHGMPTSGVK, from the coding sequence ATGCGAATCATGGCCCAGATGGCGATGGTGATGAATCTCGACAAGTGCATCGGCTGCCATACCTGCTCGGTCACCTGCAAGCAGGCCTGGACGAACCGCTCCGGCACTGAGTACGTGTGGTTCAACAACGTGGAGACCCGCCCGGGTCTCGGCTACCCCCGGGAATACGAGAACCAGGAGAAATGGCAGGGCGGCTGGGAGGTCACCAAGCGCGGCAGGCTGCGCCTCAAGGGTGGTGGTCGGTTCCACAAACTGCTCAACATCTTCGGCAACCCGAAGATGCCCGAGATCGACGACTACTACGAGCCGTGGACCTACGACTACCAGAACCTGCTGAACGCCCCGGCGGGACAGAAACACTTCCCGGTGGCCACGGCCCACTCACTGATCACCGGCGAGAAGATGACCCCGAAGTGGGGTCCAAACTGGGACGATGACCTGGGTGGCATGGTCGAGTACGGGCACAAGGACCCGATGCTCAAGGGCATCGAGGACAAGGTGAAGTTCGAGTTCGAACAGACCTTCATGTTCTATCTGCCGCGCATCTGTGAACACTGCCTCAACCCGGCGTGCGCTGCCTCCTGTCCTTCGGGCGCGATCTACAAACGTGCCGAGGACGGCATCGTCCTGGTGGACCAGGACCGCTGCCGCGGCTGGCGCATGTGTATCTCCGGCTGCCCCTACAAGAAGGTCTACTTCAACCACAACACCGGCAAGGCCGAGAAGTGCACCTTCTGCTACCCGCGCGTGGAGCTGGGGATCCCCACGGTCTGCGCGGAGACCTGCGTCGGACGGCTGCGCTACATCGGGTTGATGCTCTACGACGCCGACGCGGTGCTCGTGGCCGCTGCCGAACGCGACGAACACAAGCTGTACGAGAAACAGCTCACGGTCTTCCTCGACCCGGAGGATCCCGACATTCGCGCCGAAGCGGAACGTCAAGGCATTCCGCACGACTGGATCGAGGCGGCCCGGCGTTCCCCAGTGAAGAAACTCATCATGGACCACCGGGTGGCGCTTCCCCTGCACCCGGAGTACCGCACCATGCCGATGGTGTGGTACATCCCGCCGCTGTCGCCCATCGTCGACTCCGTCGCATCCACCGGATATGACGCAGAAAACGTCGACAACCTGTTCGGGGCCATTGATGTGCTGCGCATCCCCATGGAGTACCTAGCCAATCTGTTCACGGCAGGCAACGTCGCTCCGGTGCGCGCCGCCTTGGAGAAAATGGCCGCGATGCGCTCCTACATGCGCGACATCAACCTTGGAGGGGTTGGCAACGAGGAGATCGCCGCCAAGGTCGGCATGACCGGTCAGGAGATTCAGGACATGTTCCGGCTGCTCGCGATCGCCAAGTACGACGAGCGCTACGTCATCCCGCCGTCGCACAAGGAACAGGCCCACAGCCTGGAGTCGATCTCCACTGAATGCCCTGTCGGTGAAGGTGGCACGGCCCCCGGTGGTGGTCCTGTGGCCGTGACGATCGGCAGCTACTCGGCTGCGAAGGCACGGCGGGAGGCCACCCAGGGGCAGGGCACCTTCCTCGACTGGGATGGTCACGGCATGCCGACCTCGGGGGTGAAGTGA
- a CDS encoding MFS transporter, which produces MSADTTRHREDPGAVRVLTMSSISFTLMFAVWLMFGILGKPIQKEFGLDSVQLSWISAVAVLNGSMWRLPAGILADRFGGKIVFTVMMAFGAVASLAVSFADNYAMLLILAFCVGIVGNSFSAGVAWNSAWYSPQHKGFALGVFGAGNVGASVTKIIGPGIITATAGSAVLGFLPGGWRLIPIVYAILLITVGILQWFITPFPDRTPGASAKISEMLTPLQDIRVWRFSLYYVIVFGAYVAYSAILPTYYQDVFRVDLGTAALLTTTFIFPASLLRPLGGWVSDRWGARAAMYATFVPIGALFTVLCIPSGVDAQGNAYGLPLWLVVTLIFLIGCTMGIGKAGVYKHIPTYFPRHVGSVGGLVGMLGGLGGFFLPPMFAYIEKFTGLTSTPFIVLTVLTGLTLIWMHLVISRMKRENPEQDLVDVPDSAQPA; this is translated from the coding sequence GTGAGCGCCGACACAACCAGACATCGCGAGGATCCGGGCGCCGTGCGCGTCCTCACGATGTCCAGCATCTCGTTCACCCTGATGTTCGCCGTGTGGCTGATGTTCGGGATCCTCGGCAAACCCATCCAGAAGGAGTTCGGCCTGGACTCCGTGCAGCTGAGCTGGATCAGCGCCGTCGCGGTCCTCAACGGTTCCATGTGGCGCCTGCCCGCGGGCATCCTCGCGGACCGCTTCGGCGGCAAGATCGTCTTCACCGTGATGATGGCCTTCGGGGCGGTTGCCTCACTGGCAGTTTCCTTCGCCGACAACTACGCGATGCTGCTGATCCTGGCCTTCTGCGTCGGCATCGTCGGCAACTCGTTCTCGGCCGGTGTCGCGTGGAACTCGGCCTGGTACTCCCCTCAGCACAAGGGTTTTGCCCTCGGCGTTTTCGGTGCGGGCAACGTCGGCGCCTCCGTCACCAAGATCATCGGCCCCGGCATCATCACGGCAACCGCGGGCAGCGCCGTGCTCGGCTTCCTCCCCGGCGGTTGGCGGCTCATTCCCATCGTGTACGCGATCCTGCTGATCACGGTCGGGATCCTCCAGTGGTTCATCACCCCCTTCCCGGATCGCACACCGGGAGCGAGCGCCAAGATTTCCGAAATGCTGACACCGCTCCAGGACATCCGGGTGTGGCGCTTCAGCCTCTACTATGTGATCGTCTTCGGGGCCTACGTGGCCTACTCGGCAATCCTGCCCACCTACTACCAGGACGTGTTCAGGGTCGATCTCGGCACCGCCGCCCTCCTGACCACCACCTTCATCTTCCCCGCATCGCTGCTGCGACCGCTGGGAGGCTGGGTCTCCGACCGGTGGGGTGCCCGCGCCGCCATGTACGCGACCTTCGTTCCGATCGGCGCTCTTTTCACCGTCTTGTGCATCCCCAGCGGGGTCGACGCACAGGGCAACGCCTACGGCCTACCGCTGTGGCTGGTGGTGACGCTGATATTCCTGATCGGCTGCACCATGGGCATCGGCAAGGCCGGGGTCTACAAGCACATCCCCACCTATTTCCCCCGCCACGTGGGCTCCGTCGGGGGGCTCGTCGGCATGCTGGGCGGCCTGGGTGGCTTCTTCCTGCCGCCGATGTTCGCCTACATCGAGAAGTTCACAGGGCTGACATCTACCCCCTTCATCGTTCTGACTGTCCTGACAGGCCTTACGCTGATCT
- the narJ gene encoding nitrate reductase molybdenum cofactor assembly chaperone, producing MRRWLPGIGRRAPNVPARELPDDQLRVTWQAVSLLLEYPTVKLFRNLTRLRGVVGKLPATVGEPLIGVIDHLEQQGLEASRRAYVETFDYTRKCALHLTYYAHGDSRKRGVALVQFKQAYRRAGMEVSDDELPDHLSVVLEFGALGDLDVAWDLINRHRAGVELLAMALEHRKSPWYGALAALRATLPAVDGEQAETVAKLLRDGPETEGVGLEPYGIDPFLNPRPDEDAELLGV from the coding sequence ATGAGGCGTTGGCTGCCCGGCATCGGACGTCGGGCCCCGAACGTCCCGGCCCGGGAGCTGCCCGACGACCAGCTGCGCGTGACATGGCAGGCCGTCTCTCTGCTGCTGGAATACCCCACGGTGAAGCTGTTCCGGAACCTGACGCGGCTTCGGGGCGTGGTCGGGAAGCTACCCGCCACAGTGGGGGAGCCGCTGATCGGGGTGATCGACCACCTCGAACAGCAGGGCCTGGAGGCGTCCCGGAGGGCCTATGTCGAAACCTTTGACTACACCCGTAAGTGCGCCCTGCACCTGACCTACTACGCCCACGGTGATAGCCGGAAGCGAGGGGTTGCGCTGGTGCAGTTCAAACAGGCCTACCGCCGCGCCGGAATGGAGGTCAGTGACGATGAACTGCCCGACCACCTGTCAGTGGTCCTGGAATTCGGGGCCCTTGGTGACCTGGATGTCGCCTGGGACCTGATCAACCGGCACCGCGCCGGGGTGGAGCTGCTCGCGATGGCCCTGGAGCACCGGAAATCTCCCTGGTACGGGGCGCTGGCCGCCCTGCGCGCCACCCTGCCCGCCGTTGACGGTGAGCAGGCCGAAACCGTCGCGAAACTGCTCCGCGACGGTCCCGAGACCGAGGGCGTGGGGCTGGAGCCCTACGGCATCGATCCGTTCCTGAACCCCCGTCCCGACGAAGACGCTGAACTGCTGGGAGTCTGA
- a CDS encoding HesA/MoeB/ThiF family protein translates to MQPVIAVPELLTEAERDRYQRTMAIEGFGEEAQGRLKAATVCCIGAGGLGGPVLQYLAASGVGRLIVVDDDVVEERNLQRQTLYGTTTLGTSKADAAAARLVDLNPMVEVIPVSLRVAQDTAETVLAGCDVVVDAVDNLPTRLAVAGACQRLDLPLVFGAVQAVNGQVTVLWERHGLALSDLFPDPPLSCPTAAEVGVLGPMTGWVGSVMATEVVKLLTGVGEPLLGRVMYIDTLRARVVELPLAGRS, encoded by the coding sequence ATGCAGCCGGTCATCGCCGTCCCCGAGCTCCTCACCGAAGCCGAACGCGACCGCTACCAGCGGACCATGGCCATCGAAGGTTTCGGGGAGGAGGCCCAGGGCAGGCTCAAGGCCGCGACGGTGTGCTGCATCGGTGCGGGAGGTCTCGGTGGTCCCGTGCTGCAATACCTGGCCGCCTCCGGGGTGGGTCGGCTGATCGTCGTCGACGACGACGTCGTGGAGGAACGTAACCTGCAACGCCAGACCCTCTACGGCACCACCACCCTGGGGACCTCTAAGGCCGACGCCGCCGCCGCGCGACTGGTGGACCTCAACCCCATGGTCGAAGTGATTCCCGTGTCCCTGCGGGTCGCGCAGGACACGGCGGAGACGGTCCTCGCCGGCTGCGACGTGGTGGTGGATGCGGTGGACAACCTGCCCACCCGCCTGGCCGTGGCCGGGGCCTGCCAGCGCCTCGATCTGCCGCTGGTCTTCGGTGCCGTCCAGGCCGTCAACGGGCAGGTCACGGTGCTGTGGGAACGTCACGGACTGGCCCTGTCGGATCTGTTCCCCGACCCCCCGCTGAGCTGCCCGACGGCCGCGGAGGTTGGGGTGCTGGGTCCCATGACCGGTTGGGTGGGTTCGGTGATGGCCACCGAGGTGGTCAAACTGCTCACCGGGGTCGGGGAACCGCTGCTGGGGCGTGTGATGTACATCGACACCCTCCGGGCGAGGGTGGTGGAACTGCCACTTGCCGGGAGGAGCTGA
- a CDS encoding nitrate reductase subunit alpha, protein MTNTYEVGMDGPLTDLLVDTGRFFTRGEVSRDGRTVHKKGGRSDSFYRDRWAYDKVVRSTHGVNCTGSCSWKVYVKDGIITWEAQQTDYPSVGSDRPEYEPRGCPRGASFSWYTYSPTRVRYPYIRGVLLEMYRAAKAQYGDPVLAWASIVQDEEKSRTYKRARGKGGFVRANWDEAVEMVAAAHTYIIKRWGPDRIAGFSPIPAMSMVSHASGARYHSLIGGCMLSFYDWYADLPPASPQVYGDQTDVRESGDWWDAGYLMLWGSNVPLTRTPDAHWMTEARYRGQKVVVMSPDYSEATKFADEWVPVAPGTDAALGMAMGHVVLKEFFADRRVPFFDEYNRTYNDSPFLITLDEHAPGVYRPGKNLVAGDVGGDLAEQANAMFKPLVWDENADRVASPNGTLGHRFGDADAGRWNLVLGDIKPALTMMDTPGHEMVEVELPCFANDAEEPFGLRRGVPVRRVGERLVTTVLDLLLAQYGVARPGLPGAWPKDYDDVEGIYTPAWQETITNVPAAQVIRVAREFAQNAIDTNGRSMIIMGAGANHWYHADVIYRTMLTLIQFCGCEGRNGGGWAHYVGQEKARPITGWATMAFALDWHRPARQMIHTGYWYIHTDQYRYDTFDADALSAKKFGNGLFDKKVTSDLYVQSAKLGWMPFFPQFEKSPLALADEAAAAGQEAPDYIVDQLKQGRLKFAVEDPDNPENFPRALTLWRSNLIGNTAKGDEYFLKHLLGTDHAVTAAEAEGEMRPTDMVWREQAPEGKLDLLLTLDFRMTSSTLMSDVLLPAATWYEKHDINTTDMHPFIHPFTPAINPPWQAKTDWETFQLIADKLSELAEDHLGVRKDVMATPLMHDSPDAMATPHGAVRDWSKGEVDPIPAITMPRLTVIERDYTAIGAKYGTVGPLLDKLGTAQKGLVTDVTSAIEYLKGKNGTRRGGPADGRPQLDNGIDVAEAIMSLAGTTNGHLATQGFKTLEKRTGVQLHDLAAEHEGKHITFQDIVAQPQPVITSPEWSGSESGGRRYAPFTINVERMKPWHTLTGRMHFYLDHDWMIALGEQLPTYRGPLNMTRLFGESPLGEVNELGVSVRYLTPHFKWAIHSQYQDNWFMQTLSRGGQQIWISPQDAAKVGIEDNDWVELVNRNGVVSCRAIVSHRMPEGTVYMYHAQDRLIEVPLTERDGRRGGIHNSMTRIMVKPTHIAGGYGQIAFAFNYYGPTGNNRDEVTMIRKRSQDVTYF, encoded by the coding sequence ATGACCAACACGTACGAGGTGGGCATGGACGGTCCGCTCACGGATCTGCTGGTTGACACCGGTCGGTTCTTCACGCGAGGTGAGGTCTCCCGTGACGGACGTACCGTCCACAAGAAGGGCGGTCGCAGCGACTCCTTCTACCGGGATCGCTGGGCCTACGACAAGGTGGTCCGCTCCACCCACGGGGTGAACTGCACCGGCTCGTGTTCCTGGAAGGTCTACGTCAAGGACGGGATCATCACCTGGGAGGCGCAGCAGACCGACTACCCCTCCGTCGGTTCCGACCGGCCCGAGTACGAACCCCGCGGTTGCCCGCGCGGCGCGTCGTTCTCCTGGTACACCTACTCTCCGACCCGGGTGCGCTACCCCTACATTCGCGGCGTCCTGCTGGAAATGTACCGAGCGGCCAAGGCCCAGTACGGCGACCCCGTGCTGGCATGGGCCTCCATCGTTCAGGACGAGGAGAAATCGCGCACCTACAAACGGGCCCGCGGCAAGGGCGGTTTCGTCAGGGCGAACTGGGACGAGGCCGTCGAGATGGTGGCCGCCGCCCACACCTACATCATCAAACGCTGGGGTCCTGACCGGATCGCTGGCTTCTCGCCGATCCCGGCCATGTCGATGGTCTCCCACGCATCCGGTGCCCGGTATCACAGCCTCATTGGCGGCTGCATGCTGTCCTTCTACGACTGGTATGCCGACCTGCCGCCCGCCTCGCCACAGGTCTACGGCGACCAGACCGACGTGCGTGAATCCGGCGACTGGTGGGATGCCGGCTACCTGATGTTGTGGGGTTCGAACGTGCCCCTGACACGTACGCCCGACGCCCACTGGATGACCGAGGCCCGCTACCGCGGCCAGAAGGTCGTGGTCATGTCGCCCGATTACTCGGAGGCCACCAAGTTTGCCGACGAGTGGGTTCCGGTCGCGCCCGGCACCGACGCGGCCCTCGGCATGGCGATGGGGCACGTGGTGCTCAAGGAGTTTTTCGCCGACCGGCGGGTGCCGTTCTTCGACGAATACAACCGCACCTACAACGACTCCCCGTTCCTGATCACCCTCGACGAACACGCCCCCGGTGTGTACCGGCCGGGCAAGAACCTCGTCGCGGGCGATGTCGGCGGGGATCTGGCCGAGCAGGCCAATGCCATGTTCAAGCCGCTCGTGTGGGACGAGAACGCCGACCGGGTCGCCAGCCCCAATGGCACTCTCGGGCATCGTTTCGGCGACGCCGATGCGGGCAGGTGGAACCTGGTCCTGGGCGACATCAAACCGGCCCTGACCATGATGGACACTCCCGGGCACGAGATGGTCGAGGTGGAGCTGCCCTGCTTCGCAAACGACGCCGAGGAGCCCTTCGGGTTGCGCCGCGGGGTGCCGGTGCGCAGAGTCGGGGAACGGCTGGTCACCACCGTCCTCGACTTGCTGCTGGCCCAGTACGGCGTGGCCCGCCCGGGCCTGCCCGGCGCCTGGCCGAAGGATTACGACGATGTCGAAGGCATCTACACCCCCGCGTGGCAGGAGACCATCACCAACGTTCCCGCCGCACAGGTCATCCGAGTTGCCCGCGAGTTCGCGCAGAACGCGATCGACACCAATGGGCGCTCCATGATCATCATGGGGGCTGGCGCCAACCACTGGTACCACGCCGACGTGATCTACCGGACCATGCTGACGCTGATCCAGTTCTGCGGTTGCGAAGGGCGCAACGGGGGTGGCTGGGCCCACTACGTCGGTCAGGAGAAGGCCCGCCCCATCACGGGATGGGCCACCATGGCCTTCGCGCTGGACTGGCATCGCCCTGCCCGGCAGATGATCCACACCGGCTATTGGTACATCCACACCGACCAGTACCGCTATGACACCTTTGACGCTGATGCTCTTTCTGCTAAGAAGTTCGGCAACGGTCTGTTCGACAAGAAGGTCACCTCCGATCTGTATGTGCAGTCCGCGAAACTGGGTTGGATGCCGTTCTTCCCGCAGTTCGAGAAGAGCCCCCTCGCCCTGGCAGACGAGGCTGCCGCCGCTGGGCAGGAGGCCCCCGACTACATCGTCGACCAGCTCAAACAGGGCAGGCTGAAGTTCGCGGTCGAGGACCCGGACAACCCTGAGAACTTCCCCAGGGCCCTGACGCTGTGGCGCTCCAACCTGATCGGCAACACCGCCAAGGGCGATGAGTACTTCCTGAAGCACCTGCTCGGCACCGACCACGCCGTCACCGCCGCCGAGGCGGAAGGGGAGATGCGTCCCACGGACATGGTCTGGCGGGAGCAGGCGCCCGAGGGCAAGCTCGATTTGCTGTTGACGCTGGACTTCCGCATGACCAGCTCGACGTTGATGTCGGATGTGCTGCTGCCCGCGGCCACGTGGTACGAGAAGCACGACATCAACACCACCGACATGCACCCGTTCATCCACCCGTTCACCCCTGCCATCAATCCGCCCTGGCAGGCGAAGACGGACTGGGAGACGTTCCAGCTGATCGCCGACAAGCTCTCCGAACTGGCAGAGGACCACCTGGGTGTACGCAAGGACGTGATGGCCACCCCGCTGATGCACGACTCACCGGACGCGATGGCCACGCCGCACGGTGCGGTCAGGGACTGGAGCAAGGGCGAGGTGGATCCGATCCCGGCGATCACCATGCCGCGCCTGACCGTCATCGAACGCGACTACACCGCGATCGGGGCGAAATACGGCACCGTTGGTCCGCTGCTCGACAAGCTCGGCACCGCCCAGAAAGGCCTCGTCACTGACGTCACGTCGGCCATCGAATACCTCAAGGGTAAGAACGGCACCCGCCGTGGCGGCCCCGCCGACGGCCGTCCGCAGCTGGACAATGGGATCGACGTCGCCGAGGCGATCATGTCGCTGGCCGGCACCACCAATGGGCACCTGGCCACCCAGGGGTTCAAGACCCTGGAGAAACGGACCGGCGTGCAGCTGCACGACCTGGCGGCCGAGCACGAGGGCAAGCACATCACCTTCCAGGACATCGTCGCCCAGCCGCAGCCGGTGATCACCTCACCCGAATGGTCAGGCTCGGAGTCGGGAGGCCGTCGCTACGCCCCGTTCACCATCAACGTCGAACGCATGAAGCCGTGGCACACGCTCACCGGGCGCATGCACTTCTACCTCGACCACGACTGGATGATCGCGCTTGGAGAGCAGCTGCCCACCTATCGCGGCCCCCTCAACATGACCCGACTGTTCGGGGAATCACCCCTCGGCGAGGTCAACGAGCTAGGGGTCTCGGTGCGCTACCTGACTCCCCACTTCAAGTGGGCCATTCACTCGCAGTACCAGGACAACTGGTTCATGCAGACGCTCTCCCGTGGAGGTCAGCAGATCTGGATCAGCCCGCAGGACGCGGCCAAGGTCGGGATCGAGGACAACGACTGGGTCGAGCTGGTCAACCGCAATGGCGTCGTCAGCTGCCGCGCGATCGTGTCGCACCGCATGCCCGAGGGCACCGTGTACATGTACCACGCTCAAGACCGCCTCATCGAGGTTCCTCTCACCGAGCGCGACGGTCGCCGTGGCGGCATCCACAACTCGATGACCCGCATCATGGTCAAGCCGACCCACATCGCCGGTGGCTACGGACAGATCGCCTTCGCGTTCAACTACTACGGACCTACGGGTAACAACCGTGACGAGGTCACGATGATCCGCAAGCGTTCGCAGGACGTTACCTACTTCTGA
- the narI gene encoding respiratory nitrate reductase subunit gamma, whose translation MNTLLWGVFPYIAMAVFVVGMIWRYRFSQFSWTTRSSQIHESRMLRIGAPLFHFGLLFAFGGHLMGVVIPKAWTDALGIDQETYHIVAVVGGWISGIMIAVGYLILIIRRIAVPAVRKATTIGDVVMYVVLTAILVTGAWNTLTTTFDHHYNYRQGVSPWFRSIFTFQPDIELMVNSPFSFQAHAFLAFLILLIWPFTRLVHAFSIPVGYVTRPYVVYRSAGKKPVRNTNVPAGLWDKPKLKEQA comes from the coding sequence ATGAACACTCTGCTCTGGGGGGTTTTCCCCTACATCGCGATGGCGGTCTTCGTCGTCGGCATGATCTGGCGATACCGTTTCAGCCAGTTCTCCTGGACCACCCGCAGCTCTCAGATCCACGAGTCACGGATGCTGCGTATCGGTGCTCCGCTGTTCCACTTCGGCCTGCTGTTCGCCTTCGGTGGGCATCTCATGGGGGTGGTCATCCCGAAGGCCTGGACCGATGCGCTCGGTATCGATCAGGAGACCTACCACATCGTCGCGGTGGTGGGCGGTTGGATCTCCGGGATCATGATCGCCGTCGGGTATCTGATCCTCATCATCCGGCGCATCGCAGTGCCCGCGGTGCGGAAGGCCACCACCATCGGGGATGTCGTGATGTACGTGGTGCTGACCGCCATCCTCGTCACCGGAGCGTGGAACACGCTGACCACCACCTTCGACCACCACTACAACTACCGGCAGGGGGTGAGTCCCTGGTTCCGCAGCATCTTCACCTTCCAACCAGACATCGAGCTGATGGTGAACTCGCCGTTCTCCTTCCAGGCGCACGCCTTCCTGGCATTTCTGATCCTGCTGATCTGGCCGTTCACCCGGCTGGTGCACGCCTTCAGCATTCCGGTGGGATACGTGACCCGGCCCTACGTGGTCTACCGCTCTGCCGGGAAGAAACCGGTCCGGAACACCAATGTGCCCGCCGGGCTGTGGGACAAACCGAAACTGAAGGAGCAAGCGTGA